A stretch of Cicer arietinum cultivar CDC Frontier isolate Library 1 chromosome 5, Cicar.CDCFrontier_v2.0, whole genome shotgun sequence DNA encodes these proteins:
- the LOC101499962 gene encoding anthranilate synthase alpha subunit 1, chloroplastic-like — protein MRCILVASSPEILAGIKNKKIVNRPLAGTCKRGKTLEEDEKLSTQLLKDEKQCAEHVMLVDLGHNDIGKVSKSGSVKVEKLRNVERYSHVMHISSTVTGELQDHLTCWDSLRAALPVGTVSGAPKVRAMQLINELEVAMRGPYSRGFGYISFSGDMDIPLAMRTIVFPTGTRYDTMYSYKDLNQRREWIAYLQAGASIVVDSDPTDEYQECQNRRKRLILYLYFSRF, from the exons ATGAGATGTATTCTGGTTGCTTCTAGTCCAGAGATTCTTGCGGGTATTAAGAAT AAGAAGATTGTGAACCGTCCATTGGCTGGGACATGTAAAAGGGGAAAGACtctagaagaagatgaaaagtTATCAACGCAGCTCCTGAAAGATGAAAAACAATGTGCAGAGCATGTAATGCTGGTTGATTTGGGACACAATGACATTGGAAAG GTCTCAAAAAGTGGTTCTGTTAAAGTTGAGAAGCTTAGGAATGTTGAAAGATATTCCCATGTCATGCACATAAGCTCAACG GTTACGGGAGAGCTGCAAGACCATTTGACCTGCTGGGACTCCCTTCGCGCTGCGTTGCCTGTTGGAACTGTCAGCGGAGCACCAAag GTGAGGGCCATGCAATTAATCAACGAATTGGAGGTGGCAATGCGAGGGCCTTATAGCAGAGGATTTGGATACATTTCTTTCTCAGGCGACATGGACATTCCTCTAGCAATGAGGACAATAGTATTTCCAACTGGAACAAGGTACGATACAATGTACTCATACAAAGACCTAAACCAACGGCGCGAGTGGATTGCGTACCTTCAAGCTGGTGCTAGTATAGTTGTTGACAGCGACCCTACGGATGAGTACCAAGAGTGTCAAAACCGTAGGAAAAgactaattctttatttatatttttctaggttttag
- the LOC101499657 gene encoding uncharacterized protein, with amino-acid sequence MSQPRLLRFSSKANHSSNNSDDDSFEFFPWSDSDSEFQWLPEDRVTLFTTDGLFQIGGKMVPRCVRSSDKQGKSKTAKRFRRYRESNYMDPNQGLCLGALFVIAATNVLGWRLVNVEGEIL; translated from the exons ATGTCTCAACCTCGTCTTCTCCGTTTCTCCTCCAAAGCCAACCATTCCTCCAATAACTCCGATGACGATTCTTTCGAGTTCTTCCCTTGGTCCGATTCCGACAGCG AATTTCAATGGCTTCCTGAGGATAGAGTTACATTGTTCACTACTGATGGACTGTTCCAGATCGGAGGCAAAATGGTTCCCCGCTGTGTGAGATCTTCAGAT AAGCAAGGGAAATCCAAAACTGCTAAAAGATTTCGAAGGTATCGAGAGAGTAACTACATGGACCCCAATCAAGGCCTTTGTCTGGGTGCACTCTTTGTTATTGCAGCTACAAAT GTTTTGGGTTGGAGACTTGTGAATGTTGAAGGTGAGATTCTATAA